AAAAGAGCTTATCTTTCAGTTGTAAAAGATAGTTCCACGAATGAAATATTATCACACGATATTTCAACTAGCTTAAGTTTAGAAATAGTAATTAAAACTATTAATAAGTTATGTAGGCAAAGAGAGAAATTGTCTGAAGATGCATTTATTCACTCTGATCAAGGATTTCATTATACAAGTCCTAAATTTCAAAAATTATTAGTTGAAAATGGAATTGGTCAATCTATGTCAAGAAAAGGTAATTGTTGGGACAATGCACCCATGGAATCTTTTTTTGGACATATGAAAGATGAAGTAGATATTAAAGGTTGTAAAAGTTTGAAGAAAGTGAAAAAAATTGTAAACAAATACATGAGATACTATAACAATGATAGACCACAATGGGATTTGAAAAAGTTGACTCCTGTTGAATACAGAAGTCAACTTTTAGAACAACCCCCTTTTTATCATTGTCCTTGACAAAGGGTACAGATTAGTTTGGGTGGGCTGTTTCGGGTCTTCAAACAAAAGACGTTCATCAGATTTCTGCTGAAGATCTGCATGATTTAATTACAGGTACATCAACAATTGTATTATTGGATGTTCGTGCACCTGGAGAATTCAACGACAATCATATAGAAAATTCTATAAATATTCCAGCGCCTGAATTAAGAAGTAGATTTAGTGAACTGGATCCTGAGAAGAGAACTATACTCATTTGTAGCACGGGACATAGATCAAGTCTAGGTGCAAGTATTTTAAGACAACACGGCTTCAAAGA
This region of Patescibacteria group bacterium genomic DNA includes:
- a CDS encoding rhodanese-like domain-containing protein, which gives rise to MHDLITGTSTIVLLDVRAPGEFNDNHIENSINIPAPELRSRFSELDPEKRTILICSTGHRSSLGASILRQHGFKEVFNVAGGMSGYSAAGYTQKCRVCESPHGSRYFSDYLQTRQHWNTKKG